From one Dama dama isolate Ldn47 chromosome 4, ASM3311817v1, whole genome shotgun sequence genomic stretch:
- the IRF2BP1 gene encoding interferon regulatory factor 2-binding protein 1 has translation MASVQASRRQWCYLCDLPKMPWAMVWDFSEAVCRGCVNFEGADRIELLIDAARQLKRSHVLPEGRSPGPPALKHPATKDLAAAAAQGPQLPPPQAQPQPSGTGGAVSGQDRYDRATSSGRLPLPSPALEYTLGSRLANGLGREEAVAEGARRALLGSMPGLVPPGLLAAAVSGLGSRGLTLAPGLSPARPAFGSDFEKEKQQRNADCLAELNEAMRGRAEEWHGRPKAVREQLLALSACAPFNVRFKKDHGLVGRVFAFDATARPPGYEFELKLFTEYPCGSGNVYAGVLAVARQMFHDALREPGKALASSGFKYLEYERRHGSGEWRQLGELLTDGVRSFREPAPAEALPQQYPEPAPAALCGPPPRAPSRNLAPTPRRRKASPEPEGEAAGKMTTEEQQQRHWVAPGGPFSADTPGVPSPIAALKNVAEALGHSPKDPAGSGGPVRAGGASPAASSTAPPPAQHRLVARNGEAEVSPTAGAEAVSGGGGGTGATPGAPLCCTLCRERLEDTHFVQCPSVPGHKFCFPCSREFIKAQGPAGEVYCPSGDKCPLVGSSVPWAFMQGEIATILAGDIKVKKERDP, from the coding sequence ATGGCGTCCGTGCAGGCGTCCCGCCGCCAGTGGTGCTACCTGTGCGACCTGCCCAAGATGCCGTGGGCCATGGTGTGGGACTTCAGTGAAGCCGTGTGCCGCGGATGCGTGAACTTCGAGGGCGCGGATCGCATCGAGCTGCTCATTGATGCCGCCCGCCAGCTCAAGCGCAGCCACGTGCTTCCTGAGGGCCGTTCGCCGGGGCCGCCGGCCCTCAAGCACCCGGCCACTAAAGATCTGGCTGCCGCTGCCGCACAGGGCCCTCAGTTGCCGCCTCCACAGGCCCAGCCCCAGCCGTCGGGGACAGGCGGCGCTGTCTCCGGCCAGGACCGCTATGACAGGGCCACATCGTCGGGCCGCCTCCCCCTGCCCTCGCCCGCCCTGGAGTACACCCTGGGGTCCCGCCTGGCCAATGGGCTGGGCCGCGAAGAGGCTGTGGCGGAGGGGGCGCGAAGGGCCCTGCTTGGCTCCATGCCCGGCTTGGTGCCCCCCGGGCTGCTAGCAGCTGCGGTGTCTGGCCTGGGAAGCCGAGGCCTGACGCTGGCACCCGGCTTGAGTCCTGCCCGTCCAGCTTTCGGCTCCGATTTCGAGAAGGAGAAGCAACAGAGGAATGCGGACTGTCTGGCAGAACTGAACGAGGCCATGAGGGGCCGGGCAGAGGAATGGCACGGACGCCCCAAAGCCGTGCGGGAACAACTGCTGGCGCTGTCCGCCTGCGCCCCTTTCAATGTCCGTTTCAAGAAGGATCACGGGCTGGTGGGACGTGTGTTCGCCTTCGATGCTACTGCCCGCCCGCCAGGCTACGAGTTCGAGCTGAAGCTCTTCACCGAATACCCCTGTGGTTCTGGCAACGTGTACGCAGGAGTCCTGGCCGTCGCTCGCCAGATGTTTCATGATGCTCTGCGCGAGCCGGGCAAGGCGCTGGCCTCATCAGGCTTCAAGTACCTCGAATATGAACGCCGGCATGGCTCTGGGGAATGGCGCCAGCTGGGGGAGCTGCTAACGGATGGGGTCCGCAGCTTCCGAGAGCCAGCCCCCGCCGAGGCCCTGCCCCAGCAGTATCCAGAACCGGCCCCTGCGGCCCTCTGCGGCCCTCCCCCACGAGCCCCATCCCGGAATCTGGCTCCCACTCCACGCCGTCGCAAGGCCTCCCCTGAGCCCGAGGGCGAGGCAGCTGGGAAGATGACCACAgaggagcagcagcagcggcactGGGTGGCACCCGGCGGCCCATTCTCCGCTGATACCCCTGGTGTGCCCTCCCCCATCGCCGCCCTGAAGAACGTGGCCGAGGCCCTGGGCCACTCCCCCAAGGACCCTGCCGGGAGTGGGGGCCCTGTGCGCGCCGGGGGTGCCAGCCCCGCCGCCTCCTCCACGGCCCCGCCTCCAGCCCAGCATCGTCTAGTGGCCCGCAACGGTGAGGCAGAAGTGAGCCCCACAGCAGGGGCGGAAGCTGTTAGCGGGGGTGGTGGTGGCACCGGGGCGACTCCTGGGGCCCCCCTGTGCTGCACCCTCTGCCGGGAGCGTCTGGAAGACACCCACTTCGTCCAGTGCCCCTCAGTGCCCGGACATAAGTTTTGTTTTCCCTGCTCCCGCGAGTTCATCAAGGCTCAGGGCCCTGCTGGAGAGGTGTACTGCCCCAGCGGAGACAAGTGCCCGCtagtgggctcctctgtcccctgggCCTTCATGCAGGGAGAGATCGCCACCATCCTTGCTGGAGACATCAAGGTTAAGAAAGAACGGGACCCCTAG
- the FOXA3 gene encoding hepatocyte nuclear factor 3-gamma: MLGSVKMEAHDLAEWSYYPEAGEVYSPVTPVPTMAPLNSYMTLNPLSSPYPPGGLPASPLPTGPLAPPAPTAPLGPTFPGLGASTGGGSSSGYGGPGPGLVHGKEMPKGYRRPLAHAKPPYSYISLITMAIQQAPGKMLTLSEIYQWIMDLFPYYRENQQRWQNSIRHSLSFNDCFVKVARSPDKPGKGSYWALHPSSGNMFENGCYLRRQKRFKLEEKVKKGGGGSSASRNSAGSASAAAAPATSVASTPQPQAQPPPPEPEAQCGDEVGALDCGSPAAPSTPYFTGLELPGELKLDAPYNFNHPFSINNLMSEQSPAPPKLDVGFGGYGAEGGEPGVYYQGLYSRSLLNAS; encoded by the coding sequence GTCTATTCTCCGGTGACCCCAGTACCCACCATGGCCCCCCTCAACTCCTACATGACCCTGAACCCTCTGAGCTCTCCCTACCCCCCAGGGgggctccctgcctccccactGCCCACTGGACCCCTGGCGCCCCCAGCCCCCACAGCGCCCCTGGGGCCCACCTTCCCAGGCCTGGGTGCCAGCACTGGTGGAGGCAGCAGCTCAGGGTATGGGGGCCCGGGCCCGGGGCTGGTCCACGGGAAGGAGATGCCGAAAGGGTACCGGCGGCCCCTGGCCCACGCCAAGCCGCCCTACTCCTACATCTCGCTCATCACCATGGCCATCCAGCAGGCGCCGGGCAAGATGCTGACCCTGAGCGAGATCTATCAGTGGATCATGGACCTCTTCCCCTACTATCGCGAGAACCAGCAGCGCTGGCAGAACTCCATCCGCCACTCGCTGTCTTTCAATGACTGCTTCGTCAAGGTGGCGCGCTCCCCCGACAAGCCGGGCAAGGGTTCCTACTGGGCCCTGCACCCCAGCTCAGGTAACATGTTTGAGAACGGCTGCTACCTACGCCGCCAGAAGCGCTTCAAGCTGGAGGAGAAGGTGAAGAAAGGGGGCGGCGGGAGCTCGGCCTCCAGGAACAGTGCGGGGTCGGCCTCGGCGGCCGCCGCCCCTGCCACCAGTGTGGCCTCCACGCCGCAGCCGCAGGCGCAGCCCCCGCCCCCTGAGCCGGAGGCCCAGTGTGGGGACGAAGTGGGGGCTCTGGACTGTGGCTCGCCCGCTGCTCCCTCCACGCCCTACTTCACCGGCCTGGAGCTCCCAGGGGAGCTAAAGCTGGATGCGCCCTACAACTTCAATCACCCTTTCTCCATCAACAACCTGATGTCGGAACAGTCGCCAGCACCCCCCAAGCTGGACGTGGGATTTGGGGGTTAcggggcagagggtggggagcCTGGGGTCTACTACCAGGGCCTCTATTCCCGCTCTCTGCTTAACGCATCCTAG